Part of the Penicillium digitatum chromosome 4, complete sequence genome is shown below.
TGGAACAACGACATCATTGACCGCTAATGAGACGGACGTCGAGGAATATTACAAGCTGGTTGCTACTGGATTGGGTTGTTTGGAGGCTGTCTTGAAGGTTAGTGAGATGCTCTCTTGAAGAATTTTCGTGTCTATACTAAGCAAATGATATGATAGAACTGGCGATTGCAACCTCGCAAAGAAGCCCTTGTTAGACTTCGCTATGCGCGTACATTGTTCGAGGAAACAGACAATGACATCGAAGCGGAAACAGCATTGAGTAAAGGGGTGCGTATTTGCTTCCTTCCTCCGTTCTCGAAACAGCCACTAACTTGACGCAGATCGATCTTTGTGAACGAGTTAGTCAACGGAAACCTGATGGCGAATTTGTTTTGATCTAACTGTCATAGAACCGTATGCTTGACTTGAAATACAGCATGCAGCACCTCTTGGCACGAATGCTCCACAAGAGTAACCCTAAAGCTTCCTTGAAAGcagtcgatggaatgataCAGGATGTGGAAGCGTATGTGCCATTCCACCTTCTTCGACCACAGGATGCTAATAGCTAAAAGGTACCGTCATGCCGCATGGGAGTACGCATTTCGTTTCCTTCGAGTATCACTCTCGTTGTCATCTCCGTCACACCAAGACTCTGTGCAAGCGTTACAACATCTTCACAGAATTACGGCTATGGCTAGTCGTAATGGGGACAAGGCTGTTTCAGCGATGGCGGCCGTTATTGAATCACTTGCGCATTTGCAGCAAGCGACAAATTCTGACTCGATCGAGCAGGCACAGCGCGCTGTGGCCGCCGCGCGAAGCCATCAACTGAATGACGAACTTCGCTATATACCTCAACTTACAACCATGATTCAAATGGTCGATATCTGCTGTAGTCTTCTTGAGTACGATGTTAACCAGTCTGGACAGAAGCTGAAGGTCATGCAGTCTTTGATGGACGAAACACTTAGCGACAGCAACTGGCGTCCCGATGGGTCATTTTCGGTCCCCCTCAACGGTAAATCCGCTGGGCCTTCGTCCATCGATACAGGCGATATCTTGCAGGTTCATAATGGGACATTGCTATTAAGTTTCAACTGGCTTCCTCAGCACGATCTTTATGCGCTTTGCTATTTCTTAAGCTCAATCACGCTCAGTGCCAAGAACTCATATGATGGCCGGAAAGCAGAGAAATATCTCGAGGAAGGGCTTCGAATGGTTCAAAGCAATTTCAAGGCCCCTCAAGAAATCTCAGAATCAATGGTCAATGCCCACCGTCGGGTTCAGTGGCGTCAGTCTCTTTACTGTAACCTTCTTCTTCAACGAGTCTTCCTGGCCTGCGCTCGAACCGATTGGGATCTTGCCAGCCAGACTCTCAGTGACCTTCGACAAATCTTCGAAGAGCTTGGCTCCAACCTTCCGGTTACGATCGAATGTCTGATGGAATACGCCGCGGGCACCATCGCACAAGCAACTGGCGATCTCAAGGCTGCGCTGAACATATTCCAATCACCAATTCTGTCACTGGACCCCGCAACCAGCAAGACAGGACGCAATGACCCTTGTCGTGATACACGCATCCTCGCCGGTCTCAACACTGTCCTCATTCTCCGTGATCCAAGTCACCCATCTCACTCCCTGCTCAGTGCTATTCTCACAAACCTCGAACCCTTTTGCAAAAGCAGTCCAAACAAGTACATACAAGCTGCATACTACCTTGTCTGCGCGACCGTTCACTCCGAGTCCACCATCCAGACAAAACAGTATCTTCAGCAAGCTCTGCAGTCCGCTACCGCAATCAGCAACAGCCAAATCACCTGCATGACCCTGACATTCATGAGCTGGAAGTACTTCCGCGGCGTGGTCGGCGAGCAAGCCGAGAAAAGCGCTCGAGCTGGCCGTGCAATGGCCAAACGAGCTAACGACCGTATGTGGGCGAGCGTCACTGACGACATGCTAGCTGAGACTCTGGAGCGACAGGGCAAGGGCGAGGAAGCGCAGAGCGTCCGTGAGGAAGGCCAACGCTTGGTATCGGGTCTTCCGCCCCTTCTGAGACGTTCGGCCTGATTGACTTTCGTCTACTGCTACAAACATGATAtgcctttttgttttgttttttcacGTCTTTCCCCTTGGCGTTTAGTTCAGAACTGTTCCTAGGGAGGCGCTCGTTTACGATACCATTTGATGGCTACTAGGGAAGGCGTTTGATCTTCTAGGGATGCGAGCCGGTAAATGATGTTATTGGCGAATCAAGAAACACCTTTTCGATACCCTAAGCACACCTTTTAACCCATCGATACGTAGGAATCGTTCACTCGGAAATGTTGATAGCTTTCAACATGGGGCGTGTATATCGCACTACCCTCGGAAGATCATAAATTGCTTCGCTCCCTATAAAACAAGAAGATGAACACCCGACATCCATGCATAATGTACAAACACTATGGTATAAACCAGCCTGCAGTCCACAGACCCAAGCTCCACCAGCGGAAGCTGGACGAAACATCGCAAAAAGAACAAGGACAACAGCACCGCCGAAGTCAACTCCATGCCCACAGTACGCCAGCAATGTCCGCGGAGGCTTCTCTTATCCAGAGATgaaagccccccccccccccccccacaccCCGAAAAATTATTATTAAACTCGAAACCTCGCAAAATCGAAACGATCGACAAAACAGCTCAACCAAGCCCAGCCCAGACACCGCGAATTCTCCGCGCAAGCTGGATGTCTTTCTGCATAATAGTAACGCGCTTCGCGTGCAGCGCGCAGAGATTCGTATCCTCAAAGAGGTGGACAAGGAAAGCTTCAGCGGCTTCCTGTAGAGCTTGGATAGCATGCGACTGCCAGCGCAGCTCGGCACCGACGTCCGCGGGAAGGAGATCGAGTGCGACTTCGCGGACTAAGCGTGCAAAGGGGAGTTTGGCGATGAGGAGGTCGTAGGAGCGTTGATAGCGGCGGATTTCTTTCAATGCGACGGTGCCGGGCTTGTAGCGCCGGCGACGGCCTGTGGGGGTTGGATCCCCGGCTGGGGATTGTTAGAATGGTGGGGGGGGCTTGTTGGAGAATTGCGCAAGTAGAGTAGTATAAGGCGCTCAGTTTGCTAGTGGTAGTAGGAGGGTAGAACGCACGTTGGACGTTATCTGTGACATTTGGTTGCTTTCCTCCCTTCGTCTTGCGTACTTTTGTTGGTGTTCCATCTCCCTCGGCGACTGT
Proteins encoded:
- a CDS encoding Major facilitator superfamily domain, general substrate transporter, with protein sequence MSYPPPGPGQYPHYLPPPQYQHGQIPPQILYNNAVPPPPPYDAYGKPAMYPSALTPYPSYPSTYTPQPRPQQQQQTRPPPQTPPQQPLHLPPQSLQPRPQPGPQLLPQLQSPPPPQPPPPPPPPPLQIQQEELQHQFVNPAQLFVQQPLPTAPRSRYTQLSPQYGEPPFVSSASHPQIPPNTLPAPSPVMPIHVAPAPPPITPKPNTQNKQAQTNIHTPHARPITKADATPIKISPKVEPQKKPSTPIATPKRPQPTPSPVTHATPQVMIPAPSPVVQARIQTQIPKKQPQPQHIEKMRQPSLPNIEKSGKPAPANSTKPPIDYQVLLLSLADEYLNAAHVRGTTTSLTANETDVEEYYKLVATGLGCLEAVLKNWRLQPRKEALVRLRYARTLFEETDNDIEAETALSKGIDLCERNRMLDLKYSMQHLLARMLHKSNPKASLKAVDGMIQDVEAYRHAAWEYAFRFLRVSLSLSSPSHQDSVQALQHLHRITAMASRNGDKAVSAMAAVIESLAHLQQATNSDSIEQAQRAVAAARSHQLNDELRYIPQLTTMIQMVDICCSLLEYDVNQSGQKLKVMQSLMDETLSDSNWRPDGSFSVPLNGKSAGPSSIDTGDILQVHNGTLLLSFNWLPQHDLYALCYFLSSITLSAKNSYDGRKAEKYLEEGLRMVQSNFKAPQEISESMVNAHRRVQWRQSLYCNLLLQRVFLACARTDWDLASQTLSDLRQIFEELGSNLPVTIECLMEYAAGTIAQATGDLKAALNIFQSPILSLDPATSKTGRNDPCRDTRILAGLNTVLILRDPSHPSHSLLSAILTNLEPFCKSSPNKYIQAAYYLVCATVHSESTIQTKQYLQQALQSATAISNSQITCMTLTFMSWKYFRGVVGEQAEKSARAGRAMAKRANDRMWASVTDDMLAETLERQGKGEEAQSVREEGQRLVSGLPPLLRRSA
- a CDS encoding Histone H3, coding for MPPKIARKTTPGSAQKGKVRKTVAEGDGTPTKVRKTKGGKQPNVTDNVQPGDPTPTGRRRRYKPGTVALKEIRRYQRSYDLLIAKLPFARLVREVALDLLPADVGAELRWQSHAIQALQEAAEAFLVHLFEDTNLCALHAKRVTIMQKDIQLARRIRGVWAGLG